CGAGGCCGGCCGGCCGTACGACGAAAACCTGGTCCGCTTCTCGAACTTCCGTGAGAGCGGTGGAAAACAGGCGATGGCCGACCTGCTCGACTCCGGCGTCGGACCCGACGCGGTTTTCGCCACCAACAACCTGATGACGGTCGGCGCGCTGGAAACGCTGGCCGAGCGCGGCATCGGCATCCCGGACCCGGTCGGCGTGGTCGGCTTCGACGAGCTGCCCTGGGCCGACCTGGTCCGGCCGTCGCTGTCCACGGTCGCTCAGCCGACCTACGAGGTGGGCCAGACTGCCGCGCAGTTGTTGTTGAAACGACTGGAAAACCCGGACGAGGAATACGCCACGATCACCCTGTCGACCAAGCTCAACGTGCGCGACAGCTCACGACGCTAGTTCTAGCCTTTCCTGAACTGGTCGCGGACGGCGGCCAGGATGCGGGCCGGCCGGTCCGGCGCGAAGATTTCGATGGCGGGCGGCGGGATCGTGCCGGTCGCCGTGAAGGTCCAGTCGTCGGTGGTCTCGAAATCGGGGTTGTCGATGGTGAAACCGATGCTCTCCAGCTGGTCGAAGCCGACGTTGAGGTTCACCGGCGTGGTCTGCGCGTACGCGCGCAGGCGGAAGGCCAGCGTGGCGGTGGTTTTCCCGCGCAGCCAGCGGGTCACGTCGACCGGCCCCTGCAGCCCCTCACCCTGGATCCACAGCAGCCACGGATGGCCGAGCACGTCGGTCTCCCAGACGATTTCGTTGTCGATCAACACTTCCATGGCATAGTCGCCAGGTTTGGGATAGCGGCGCGTGAAAGCGCGATAGTGCCAGAAGGACAGCTCGTGCCGTGGCGCGTCCGGGTCGACGCGTACGGTCGTCGAGGCCTGCGCGTAGTTTCCGGCGCCGACCGGGATCGCCGGCACGACCAGGCTGAGCCGGCCGTCGCCGTACATCGAGTTGCGGTCGGTGCTCGGCGTCGGCGCGTTGTCCCACTGCAGGCCGTACGCGATCACGCCGTCGATCCGGCCGTCGGCGGTGTATTCCAGCCCGGTCGCGATGGCCTGCGCCACGTAGTCCTCGGTGAGGGGGATCGGCGCGTCGAGGAACCGTCCACTGTAGACAAGCTGCAGCAGGCCGAGTCCGCGCGGCTCGGTTTTCGCGCGGATGGCGTCGAGGCATTCGCCGGCGGTGCTGGCGATGTGCGTGTTGGACCGGTGGCCGTCCAGATACGGATAGATGATGCCGTCGATGTACGGCCCGTAGCGGTCCAGAAATCCGTCGTCGATCGCCGCGTCATAGTACGCGCACGTGTAAAACCCGAGTTCGGGGTTGATTTCTCGTTGGGTGGCAACGATCTGCTGCATGTAGGAGTCGGTGAACAGCTTCGCGTTCATGTCGAACTGGAAGTCGTCGATGGCCCACGAGGTGACGCTCGGCACGCTGACCGACAGCTCCGCGATCGCCTTGGCCCAGGCGACGTAGTCGGTCATGTACGGCCGGGACGCCTTGCCGTCCTGTCGGGTCTCCGACGGCGGCACGAGATACGGACAGATGGCGATCCCGGCCTCCAGCGCGGCCGGTGCGAACTCCAGTCGCAGGTCGTCCCAGTCGGTCGGCGAGTCCCACACGCCGTAGAGATAGCTGTTGGCGCCGAGATCTGTCAGCTTCGCGATCAGCGCCGGCGTGTCGATGTGCAGATAGCCGTCGGCCCTTGGCTTCTTCTCGCGTACGGCCGCACCGATCGTGTTGCCGCCAGTCAGCGCGGCTCGCATCCCGCCTGCCGGGATCCCTCTCATCTTTCACCATCCCGAAAAAGAAATCGATATCTCGTAGGATAGCAGTGATGCGGCACCTGTGGGGATGACGAGGAAAGAGTTTTACGAGATGACCGGCGCGCGGCTGAGCACGATCGCGACGCCGTACGCGAGCCCCATCACGGTCAGTTCGAGGCCGACCCAGCCGACGACCGCCGTTCGCCGGCCAGCGGCGATCGGGACGAGCAGGCGATAGCGGATGAACCCGCCGGTGGCCGCCAACGCCGTCACGAACACGATTTTCGCGACCACGAGTTGGCCGTACGCGGTCGTGACCAGTGACGCCGGAAAGCTCACGCCGGGCGTGAAGACCAGCTCGGTCACCGCGTTGAGCAGGCCGGTGACGGCGACGACGGACAGGCAAAGCGTGGCAAGCTTGGAAAATCTCGGCAACGCGCCGGCCAGCAGCTCCGGCCGCCGCGCGAACAGCACGATGACCGACAGCAGGCCACCGGTCCACAGGCAGGCGCCGACGACGTGCAGTTCCATCGAGACCATCGTCAGGTCGTGCAGCCGCCAGGTGGAGGCGTGGCCGGTCACCGGCAGCGGCAGCAGGCCGAACAGCGCGATGCCGGCGCGCAGTTCGGCCGGCACCGCCTCGCCGAACCGTACGGCCAGCACGCCGAACACCAGATAGCCGAGCGCGAAGCCGCCGCTGAAGACCAGGCCCTGGCCGGCGCCGATGCGGCGTACGTAGTCGATGATCGCGTCGACCGTCACGGGCGCGCCCGGCAGCAGCTCGGCGGTCTGCAGCACGAGCGCCGAGAGCGCGCTGATGGCCCACACGGCCGCCGTGAGCACGGCGACCGGTCGTGTCCTGGCCAGCGCGGACTCGGCGGCCGCCAGGTGTTCCGGCGGCAGCAGCCGCGGCACGACGCTCAGGCCGACGGTCGCGACCGCGCTGATGTCCAGTGCGGCGCGCGCGACGGCGATGCCGTACTCGATCGCCGGGCTCGGCAGCACCAACCCCGGCACCGGCTTGGCCAGCGTGTACGCGGTCGCCACCAGTGCCGCCAGGATCGCGGCGCCGGCCAGCGACCCGCCGAGCGCATACCTCGGAAAGTCGCGCCGGGTCGCCGGCTTGGTGGTCTCGGTGGTCATCTCGTCTCGCGGGTTCGGCAGTCGGCCGTACGAGCGTACGTCAGGCTCCGTTGCGAGCGCGTTTCTCGTACGCGTCGCGTGCGGCGGTGTCCGCGGTGGCCAGCACGTCGGCGGCGCCGGTGCCGCGCCCCAGCGCCTCGGCCAGCGGCCGGGGGAGCAGCACGGCCATCCGATAGAGCAGCCGGCCGGACCGCGGGATCCACGTTTCGAAGCGCGGTTTGCGCAGGACGCCGGCGATCGCGGCGGCCACGTCGGCGGCCTCGACCGTACGAGCGCCGCGTACCGTCGACAGACCGGAGCCGAGCTCGGTGTTGACGATCATCGGCACCATAACGGACACGTCGACGCCCGTGCCGCGCAGCTCCGCGCGCGTCGCCTCGCTCAGGCCGATGATCGCGTGTTTGGTGGCGCTGTAGGTCGCCGCGCCGGCCAACGCCACACGTCCGACGCCGGACGAGACGTTGACGATGTGACCACGGCCGCGTGGCACCATCCGCGCGATCGCGAGCTTCATGCCGAGGATCACGCCGTGCAGGTTGACGTCCACGATCCGGTGCGTGAGGTCGTCGTCCTCGTCGGCGAATGTGCCGAGTGGCATGATGCCGGCATTGTTGACGAGCGCGTCGATCGGACCGAGCTCGCGCTCGGTTTCGTCAAGGAAACGCGCGAAAGACGCGCGGTCGGTGACATCGAGGTCGGTGCCGAAACAGCCCAGCTCGTCGGCCGCGGACGCCGCCGAGTCGAGGTCACCGATCGCGACTTTGGCGCCAGTGGCCAACAAAGTGCGCGCGGTGGCCAGGCCGATGCCACGCGCGCCACCGGTGATCGCGACGACCGTCACATGAACCTCCGCAGCGCGCGCAGTTTTTCCGGCGTGTATGGCGGATAGAGCAACGCCAGGTCGGGCCAGGTCGGCTTGCGCAGCACCGATTTGCGGTGACTGAACGTCTCGAAGCCCCATTTTCCGTGGTAGGAGCCCATGCCGCTGGTGCCGACCCCGCCAAAGGGCAGCTGGTTGACCAGGAAATGGAACATCAGGTGGTTGATGACCGTGGCGCCGTTGCTGACCTCGGCGAGTACGCGTCGCTGCGTCGCCTTGGACGCGCTGAACAGATAGACCGCGAGCGGTTTGGCGCGCCGGCGTACGAAGTCGATGGCACTGTCCACAGAGGACACGGTCAGAACCGGCAGGATGGGGCCGAAAATCTCCTCGGTCATCACCGCCGAGTCGTGGTCGGGGTCGAGGATGACCGTCGGCTCGCAGGTGCGGGTCGCCAGGTCCAGCGATCCACCGGTGACCGTACGCCCGCCGGTTTCTCCCAGCAGCCGCTGCAGCCGGCTCGCCTGGCGGCCGTCGACCAGCGGGACTGCTTTGTCCACGCGGAAAGTCGCAAGCGACGCCACGATGCCGTCGATGAGCTTGTCGCGTACGGATTCCTCGACCAGCACGTAGTCCGGCGCGATGCAGGTCTGGCCGGAGTTGGCCAGCTTCGACCACGCGATCCGTTTCGCCGCGACGGAAATGTCGGCGTCGGAGGTCACGATGACCGGGCTCTTGCCGCCGAGTTCGAGCGTCACCGGAGTCAGGTGCGGCGCGGCCGCCGCCATCACCGCCTTGCCGGCTTCGGTGCCACCGGTGAAGAAAACGTGGTCGAGGCCCTGGCCGATCAGCTCCTGCGTCTCGGCGA
The nucleotide sequence above comes from Fodinicola acaciae. Encoded proteins:
- a CDS encoding aldehyde dehydrogenase family protein, translated to MLTGQVSSIAARVDGLRATFRSGRTKDAAWRIAQLAALERMLTAREADFSAALEKDLRRPMADGWLLDIAPTIAEAAYARKHLRRWMRDERVGMPLTVRPGKAWIRHEPLGTVLVIGAWNYPIALTLTPLVAALSAGNCVIVKPSEHAPAVSALLAETIPAYLDRAAVIVVEGAVAETQELIGQGLDHVFFTGGTEAGKAVMAAAAPHLTPVTLELGGKSPVIVTSDADISVAAKRIAWSKLANSGQTCIAPDYVLVEESVRDKLIDGIVASLATFRVDKAVPLVDGRQASRLQRLLGETGGRTVTGGSLDLATRTCEPTVILDPDHDSAVMTEEIFGPILPVLTVSSVDSAIDFVRRRAKPLAVYLFSASKATQRRVLAEVSNGATVINHLMFHFLVNQLPFGGVGTSGMGSYHGKWGFETFSHRKSVLRKPTWPDLALLYPPYTPEKLRALRRFM
- a CDS encoding copper resistance D family protein, with the protein product MTTETTKPATRRDFPRYALGGSLAGAAILAALVATAYTLAKPVPGLVLPSPAIEYGIAVARAALDISAVATVGLSVVPRLLPPEHLAAAESALARTRPVAVLTAAVWAISALSALVLQTAELLPGAPVTVDAIIDYVRRIGAGQGLVFSGGFALGYLVFGVLAVRFGEAVPAELRAGIALFGLLPLPVTGHASTWRLHDLTMVSMELHVVGACLWTGGLLSVIVLFARRPELLAGALPRFSKLATLCLSVVAVTGLLNAVTELVFTPGVSFPASLVTTAYGQLVVAKIVFVTALAATGGFIRYRLLVPIAAGRRTAVVGWVGLELTVMGLAYGVAIVLSRAPVIS
- a CDS encoding SDR family oxidoreductase; the protein is MTVVAITGGARGIGLATARTLLATGAKVAIGDLDSAASAADELGCFGTDLDVTDRASFARFLDETERELGPIDALVNNAGIMPLGTFADEDDDLTHRIVDVNLHGVILGMKLAIARMVPRGRGHIVNVSSGVGRVALAGAATYSATKHAIIGLSEATRAELRGTGVDVSVMVPMIVNTELGSGLSTVRGARTVEAADVAAAIAGVLRKPRFETWIPRSGRLLYRMAVLLPRPLAEALGRGTGAADVLATADTAARDAYEKRARNGA